The region ttgttGGCAACAGGCattgaggtttcagtgagcacagtaaggtgtgtactaaacacagaagatttccatgccagaactccaagacgtacaccactactgacccaaaagcacaagtaaagtcggctcaaaatcatataaataagccacagaagttttgggatttgttctgtggagcaatgaaacaaaactggaacttttcagcacgatggatcagcggtatgtctggagaaagaagaatgaagaaagaacactctgtccacagtcaagcatggtggtggctcggtgatgctctggggctgcttcgcatcctctggcactggaaacctgcagcgtgtggaagccAAGATCGATTCATTGacgtatcaggaaatcctaggagaaaacctcatgctgtctgtgaggaagctgaagctggGGCGTTATTGGACCTTTGatcaacaggacaatgatcccaagcatacctcaaattccaccaaggcttggtttcagaagaagtcctggaagattctacagagccatcacagtcacctgacttgaaccccatggaacatctctggtgggatttgaagaaggcggttgcagcatgcaaacccaagaatattactgaactggaggccattgctcatgaggaatgggctaagattcctaaggaacgctgccagaagttATGCATCTCATTAGCAGCAGGTCAGAACAGCAAAAGGGttctctactaagtactaaagatgcttgccatgaaggagttgaataattttgagactggagaaatcatcaTATGTTGCATTGAAGCATCCGTTGTGTTGagctatttcagttgcttttgcttgatttgttcattgcaaacagctgaatgtctgtacattttgacaataaacctgatttgcaatgggggttcaATCATTTGAGTGCAgctgtatgtacatatatatatatatatatatatatatatatatatatatatatatatatatatatatcataacaGATTACTATCATCAAAGCAGTGTGAAATGTAAAACTATTTCCTAAATCTGTCTTGTCCTTAGGATGTGATCCTGACCAGTGGATGTAGCCAGGCTATAGAGTTGGCCATCAGTGTGCTGTGTAATCCAGGAGACAACATCCTGATTCCTTGCCCTGGATTCTCTCTCTACAAAACCTTGGCTGTGTCGATGGGCATCCAGGTCAAACTGTACAACCTACTGGTACGTAACTGTAGCAAAAGTtgtagtagttttttttttggaggaatCAGGAAAATGTGTGATATCTGTGGTGTTCATATATTTATACAGGCATCACATATGGCACTGATACATCATGGGGAATTATTTCTGCTGTAATCCTACATGTACATTAACAATGATTATTGCCACTAATACTATGACACATAATCAGTGTGCAACCATTCCAGCTAGAGTCagttttagacttttttttatctctgtttGAATAAAGTGACGACAACACAGCCCACCAGGAAACAAGTAAGAAGTCACGTGTGCAGTTAATTTTTAGTACACGTGACCTCAAACATCATAGATCTCAAAGTTTCTCTCTTCCAGTACAATCCAAATCCGACCAGAGTACTTGTactgcatgtactgtatgtaagaGAAAATCAGCTCAACTCAAGTAAAAGATTTCTGGCAGCCATTAACTAAGATGATAAATACCATTCACTGATTAATTTACTTAGATAAAGCATTTATCCTTGTGTGTAAATTAATATGGTTCTTTGTCTTTAGCCAGAGAAATCCTGGGAGATTGATCTCAACCACTTGGAGAGTCTGATTGATGAGAGGACAACCTGTCTGATCATCAACAACCCATCCAACCCCTGTGGCTCTGTATTTCCCAAAGAGCACCTGCAGAACATCCTCTCAGGTGTGTACAGAATGATTCGGTTCAATGCGATGCACGGTTATTTCAGATCAAGATTGCTTCAACTTAGTCTTTTTGattatgttgtgtttttgcaGTACTTCACTTTAGATGGATCTGTTTATCCTTGAATATTAACCTATTCATTTGTGTTGTGCTGTAGTTGCCTCAAGACACTGTGTCCCTGTCCTAGCAGATGAGATCTATGGAGACATGGTGAGTGACAGTAACACAGAAATCACATTATGCTATCTGTTCTTTTTTCATAGTACTGTCACCATATGATGGCATATGGGGCATGTTAAGGTGGTGGTGTGGTTATTTGTTATTTCCCCAACGATGAGTATATTTCTATAAAAACATACCCCATTGTCATGGTTAGTCCCCTTATACTACAGCGATTTGGCAATCTGTTTATCGACTTTTATGTGGAGGATAACTTACAattttatctctgactgtttcAAAGCACTGGAGACGTCTTTCCAAGAATGTTACAGAAAGCTGGACCATATAAATGATTATACAGTATGCATATAGTATATATCAGAgcaaatgcattaatataaacctgcgattcgatttacagccagcactaaaatgagaactgctgttatagaaaatgaatcaacatcttctaaccaatcagataaGAGAACTTAACAATAATGTGGCATAGTTAGGTTTACTAACTTGTGTTACCGTTGACTCAGAGTCATCAGAACCCTCCCAGAATAGAATTTTACTGTAAGATTCCTCTCTTTAACGTCTGCAGTTAAAGGTACAATATGCCAGACTCAAGAGATGAGTTTTACCGTAGCTTCATATTGTTTTTAGTTTGGAAGAGGATTCTGGCATTACACGCATTGTAACACAGAGAGTGACAGGGAATGCTTTTCCATGGCTCAGCTCAGCAGAGGAAACCACATCAGCACAAAAGGGATTACAGAAGCATGTGTATCAAATGAAGGTTGGCAACATATCAGGCTGCAGCAATCCACAGTTCATCAAGGGCAAGTCTGATGAGTGCAAAGAGTACAGATCAATATATCCCatatgggcggctgtggctcaggtggtagtgTGTGTTGTCCAATAATCATAGGGTTgccggttcgattcctggcacatgtgactccacatggcgtattgtccttgggcaagacattgaaccccaagttgctcccagtggcaagttagcaccttacATGGCAGCTGTGTTacaattggtgtgtgaatgggtgaataagaaacAGCATgagtaaagtgctttgtagaactgctacggttaaaaaagtgctatataagtgcagaccagacCAGATGCAATTCcattaatttgttaaataataataaaacacacattcagGATAGGGACACGTCCTTTCACCATAATTTTTCTGTTTCAGAAAAGTAAAAGAAGTGTATTGGTAAAGGGTTAAAAAGAGCAGATGTCTTTTTCAAGTGATATAGCAAGGATATAGCTGAGAAAGATTAAACCATATCAAGTATTAGCCTTAAATCACATTTAGATTTATCAGCATAAATCATATGAGAGCATATAACATGGACTGAAGGCTTCAAAAAACGATagcaaattattataaatgagatcatattatttcatattattacAGCAGGATGCCATTTATTATGTCTGTAAAACCTGTAGTTTCCACCCACAATGACTGTGCACTTTTCACATCTGTTTGCCATAAATAGGCGTATAGGACTGAGTTCAGAGCgaacgcagagagagagagagagagagagagagagagagaaattgagagagagcgacagagaccAGTTCAGTGTAGTGCTTCAGGTATAAGCTATAATTGCGGGAAGGTATACATTCTTGCAGTTCGGACCTTGGGAATTAAATCATGGGTGTTCTGCTGGTGTGTGCAAATGTTTCCCCAAAAATGCCAGTTTTACAGTCTCAGTCAACAGCCAATGGGAAGCGGGGTGGATCCAACCGCCCTACTTTAAGGCTCCATGCTAATGAGAGCCAGACAGCCAAACTCATGTATATGAGTAgacctctctcttcctcctttcCTTATTGTTTTGGTCTGCCTTCATTTTCTAACTACATATAAGATTTTAGAGTACAGAGTACCAGAAACTGTTATCAAGATACTGTTCTCTAACACTGTCGCGTCAGTttaaaaagtgattttttttttttttttttaaaaagcaacattttattagatttgatatttctgatattttataCTGTTAAGTTatactaaaatgaaacatttattcaGTTCAAAATAGCTCTATTGGCATGACTTATCAGATACAATATTACAAAAATCAGTTAAACAAACACATCAACGATAATAAcaatgaaagaataaaaatattaatgagagtaataataatgatgaaagTAGTACCCATAGGTGTGGGGGGTTATTACTTATTTGTACAGTTTCaggtttattttataattatttcagATTTCAGAAAGTGCTAAGTTGTACAGCCCAATAATACTCTAGTCTACAATCTCTTTAGGTTTCACAAGAGGAAAGGTGTTTAATCATTATTGGATGAGTTGCTGATATTTATATTTCGccactattttttaaaaaataacttaaaacGTAACATTAACTTGTGcattatgcattatgcattGCATCACACATCTCTGATGTAGTTCTAAACTTTCTCAGGTCTTTCCCAACTGTGAGTTTCATTCCCTGGCTCCTCTTAGCAGTGATGTACCCATTCTGTCCTGTGGTGGTCTGGCTAAGCGCTGGCTTGTTCCTGGATGGAGACTGGGCTGGATCCTCATCCATGATCGTAATAACATCTTTGGAAAAGAGGTGTGCTAAATTGTAATAATTGGCATCTCGTAGCAAGTAAATCAACAACATTTTACTTTCACCTTACATATTTCTCACTGATTTCATTTCAAGATTCGAGAAGGTCTCGTGAAGCTCAGTCAGCGCATTTTAGGAGCCTGTACAGTTATCCAGGGGGCGCTAGAAAGCATCTTTAAAAACACCCCCTCAGAGTTCTACCAAAGTACAATCAACTTCATAAAGGTAAGAAAACCAGCGTGAATGATTCTGAAAAattgaaaacatgaaaaactgAGTTGCGAACAAATCTTTATAAAAGTCGACTTCTAAAATTGAACATTTATTCTGTAGGGAGGCATAACTTTTTTGATTGCTTTGACCTCCTTTATATTTGATTGTACCTTTTCATCATCTCTTACAGTCAAATGCAGATATATGCTTCTCAGAACTGTCCACGATTCCTGGGCTCAACCCAGTAATGCCATCTGGAGCCATGTACATCATGGTAATATTTTAATGGGGACCAAACCAAGTTATAGTCATACTGGTGTCAGATTTACAGCAGCTTCTAATCGCCATCGTATAGGAAGCTAACATGTACCTGTTTTTAATGTCAGGTTGGAATTGAAATGGAGCACTTTCCAGATTTCCAGGATGATGTGGAGTTCACAGAGCGGTTGGTTACCGAACAGTCCGTGTTCTGCTTACCTGCCACGGTACATCACTCAGCTCTCCTCAATCTATTATCTGTTCTACATCTGTACATCTGTTggaatatatataaatatatatgtatataaaagagtagtatttcacaaaattattttttaaaagtgtccTTTTCAACCATATGTTGAAGCTGTAGAAAATGATCACCACACTATTTAACAATCATACTTCCATCTTCAGGCATTCGAATACCCAAACTTCTTCCGGATTGTGGTGACGGTTCCAGAGGAAATGATGGTAGAGGCATGCGAACGGATCAGGGAATTCTGTGCACGCCACTACAGACCTCGCAGCCAAGACAGCAATGACCTGGACCAGTAAAGCGATGTTTAGTGAATAAACTAGAGATAATGGGACATgccaaaaaaaagtgtacatgtACTAGACAGTGAGATGCATGTCTAATGGTTTGAATGGGGATGAATGTTTCTTCTTCAAAGGAAGCTAAATATTCTACACTGTAGTGATGACACGTCATAATATATGATATGGTTATGATGGGGAaggctaaaatctaatatctatcaatagctcAATAACTATTAGGGCTGAGAAATGCATTATTTCACAAGGTCTTACATaatgtattacacacacactcacacacacacacacacacacacacacacacacacacacacacttaaaggcATTCCTATCATTCCTGATTACTCATTTTGAAGTGTCCATAACACCCTACTTTGAATACCAAACATAATGGTAAACAGACAGTATTGTTTTGTCATGTATTCCTTggtgtaatttgtacttttgtTTGGACAACATGCTTGGTCTATTTGCTTCTCCTGTGAATGGCATATCATCAGAACAGTCAGACAAAATAATCCACCTCATCACTGCTCAGGACATGTCAGTAGTGCAGGCTGGAAAATATCAGGCCACAGTCACACAAATTTACACTACAATGACACTTTACTGTTACTGATAGGCTGCAGtacatgaatctacagtctgggctggAAATAAATCAGCCCCAGAGTCACATTTTTATGTCGTACTAATCGTTGGTACTGTTGAGCTTGGTTTCAAAAtaatggatgatgatgatgatgatgatgatgatgatgatgatgatgatgataataataataataataataataataataataattattattattattattattatatccaaAATAATCTGCCTTAAAACATTCTTTAGCAGAAAACAATCTGATGAGGATGccaaaacaaaatcattttattaatgtctttttattgacaaaaaaacaaacagggaTGAGCTTAGCCCTGCTATATCCCATTTATATTCTATAAGCTAATCCCcgtttctttgctttttttatatGGACCAGTAAACTGTCTTATGTAAATCTTGCACTTATCATTTGTAAACTGTAGCATTTCCTTTTGAGTATGTATATGATTGTTCTATCCATCTTGGTTTGGTTTGGAAGCCAAAGAGAGGCCACATGTCTCACCACCGCTTTACAAACTGACTGGCAGCTATGAGTGCCGCTGTTGGATGTTGACTTCCATACCATGTGCTCTTAATCCTGCATAACATGCAATACATGAACAGACTGTTGAGAATTATTGCTTGTTTTTGAACTCAATTATCTCACAGACACTCAGGTATTCGTAACCCCACCATTTTATGAACCAGGTTTTttgatgttttgcttttttttcagtcttcaaTGTATTTCCTATATATGATTTTTCAgtattatatataaacagttatttaaataaaatcttacaATAAATGTTGGAGCACTGTGGTGTGAAAACACATACATCCACATTTCCACATAAAACTACTGGACACTACTTAATGCTAGCTAAATCGAGTCTAAATAACTATGGACACAAAATTATaaattgcttttttattatttatgttcttttatttttgttctttcattGTTATTTCACTCCAAATCCAGCCTCATGAGCTTCTCTCAGTACAGTAAATATACACCTGTCTATGTGGTTAGTGATTTAGGGATAGTAAAAAAGGCCATTACTCCAACAGGCATTATGGAACAGAAGGCTGtggatataaatatatcaaaataaatatataaagaagtCTCGCATTTATGTAAAGCCGGACAGTAAACTGCAGAAGATTTGGCAACCCTTATGAAAAAgagcaaaataaatataaaaatgaagaaatcgGATAATGTTTTAAGTGAATGAGAATATTGCATAGCATTAACACAATATTTTCTCAAACAGAATGTGTATTTATTCCTATTTAGAACTAGTTTCTAAATGATCAGCCCCCCTCATAGTTAATAAGTGATTGTTCCTTGTATGTAGTCCCAAAGAgagacaaatatttatttactagaATAACTTTTGCCCACACTGGGCAGCACAGTGACTCAGCAGGCACAGTAGTGTTGGCACCTCTCACTGTTCCAGGGTCTAgggttcagtcctgagctctGGTTATTCTCTGTATGCGGTTTTACTGTATATGTTCTCGCTGTTTCCTCCTGCTGCCCAAAAAAATTTCGACAAGTGGACTGGCTCTGGTCAATTGCCCCAGATGTAAATATGTGTGATGCTCTGCTATGGACTGGCATAAACTCCACATACACTTGACCAGGATCAAGTGGTTATTGAATGAATGGCATCTTGCCTGTTCTCCTTAAGGGTGCCAGTATTTATGAGAAAACAGAATAGTAAAATAGTAAAGTGGGCCTGAATCAGAATCTACATAAGCTGGAAGCATTTGGCTTCTAGACTTGGGTTCTTGGTATGTTTTGCATCTTGGACTTGGATTGTTAGATTTGCTACACACACGTCTTAGgaaaaatattatttagcagtcatgtatttgtttttggCACTAGTTACTGCAGGAGGGTTCGACTTTATTCCATAAGGCATTGGAATTAGGAAAactttataacattatataacTATGATGCTCCCTGCTGTCTGGTCTATGAATTACACAAAGAAAGAAGGGTTCATAAATTAATGGACATAAATGTTCATTTCATATAATTATaagtactttatatatatatatatatatatatatatatatatatatatatatatatatatatataaataaatatatatatataaattataagtATATAATTAAAACTATTTCACATGATTTTATATGGAGACCCCACTTTGCaccttacaggacttaaaggatctgctgctaatgtctagGTGCaggataccacagcacaccttcagaggtcttgtggagtccaggcttcgacaggtcagagctgatTTGGGAGCACAattattaggcaggtggttttaattttatggctcatcagtgtatatatacactgtacattATGGATGGATTATAGAATATAAAACAAGGTTTAACATTTCCatgtaattcattttatttagaataatattattttatataattatatactatGTAGTTATATTACTATGTAGAATTATGTcctcagagagagacagaaagagagagatcaagAGGGCAAGATTACTTCCTGATTTTCACACTGTTCCTGAGGAAATGGGAGAGTGTCACATGGGCACAGCTGTTAAGGTCACTTTCCTCAATTTTGCCAACAGACTCTAGACTATACATGCACAATAGTGGTAAAGAGCACGcgcgcgcacatacacacacacacacacacacacacacacacacacacacacacacacacacacacaaacacacacacagagagagagagagagagagagagagagagagagagagtgtaaagtAAAGTTGAATGATTAACTGTCTAGATAAAGTAAGCGACTAACAGCAGTGGAGAAGGAAGTGGAATAGTGCAGTAAAgcaaggaagagtggaagaCAGAAAATAAAAGGACTCTAAGGAACAGCAGGATAAACCAGCTTATTCATTCGTTATTAAAATTGTTCCCATATGGAAGAGCCTGGTGAACAACCCAGGAAGGTTGAGCTAAATGATGGCAACTTGATGCCACTACTGGGCCTGGGGACATGGAAAGGAAAGgtaacattacacattacacattacattatCTAATGTACATGCTTAAAGGCGGCCTTATACATAGTCATAGTTATTACATCAAACTATATAGATAATCCTATCAACAGCTATGGAACTGCTTATACAGGTTTTTATTCAAATCCTGATTCACGCTCTGTTTCCCAAAAATAGCGGACCACAATAAATCCACTTTAAACAAGTGTATACAGAATTCATACAGCAATACACAGATGGACCAAATGAGGCAGGTAACTAGTAAATGGCATTGCTTGGTTAAAACTCTGCAAAAGATTCAGAAATCAGTTATTATACTCATACTCGTAACATGGTTTCGAAagtgaatttttttatatactcaTACTCGTAACGTGGTTTAGAAAgtgaattttttatatattcataCTCGTAATGTGGTTTCGAAAGtgaattttctttcatttacattattggcagtgttttttttccactcacTCTCTCAACTCAACACTACTTTTCCAGGTGGTCTTTTTAATTCCAAATCTGAGATATACAGTAACCTATGTGTTGCATAGCAGACTACACCTTctacaaataaataaccacCCTCCAGCTTGGTTAATGAAAGTGTATGAACAAGCTTTGCTAAATAAAAACCATGTACATGTCTTCTCTCATTGTACAACAACAGAACTAAGTTTGTTTCAATTAGACAGCTAGCTATATCGTTTTTATATTAGGTGTTGCACAGCTTACATACTGGATGAGATGAAGATGTCTCATCTTAATCTGTATGTTTAAGGTATTTGAGAACTGTAAGACTGTGTAAACATAATTGAATTATTGATAAGTCAGAATTTCAGCAGTTAGCAgtgcacaaataaacacagtcaaTTGACCTTTAGAAACATTAGAAATGATTGATTTCCAGTGGGTGATGATACTTTAATGGAATGTGTTGTCCCTAATGGATTCGTTTTTCTAAGGGTCTGTGATGGTAGTTTAATGAAATATATTGGCCCTAATGGGATTTAGTGTTTCTGAAAGTCTGCGATGGTAGTGTAATGGAACGTTTTGGTCCTGATGAGTTTTAACATGTTTCTGGCAGTCTGTAATGGATAGTTCTTAATAGTTGTTAACACGTTTCTGCAGTTCTGTGACGGTAGTTTAATGGAACATGTTGCCTGTGGTTGGTGACAGTAGTTTAATGGAACATGTTGCCTGTGTTCTGTGACAATAGTTTAAGGGAACATGTTGCCTGTGGTCTGTGACGGTAATGTAATGGAACATGTTGCCTGTGGTTGGTGACGGTGGTTTAATGGAACATGTTGCCTGTGGTCTGTGACGGTACTTTAATGGAACATGTTGTGTTTGGTCTGTGATGGTAGTGTAATGGAACATTTTACCTGTGGTCTGTGACGGTAGTTTAATGGAACATGTTGCCTGTGGTCGGTGATGGTAGTTTAATGAAACATGTTGCCTGTGGTCGGTGATGGTAGTTTAGTGGAACATGTTGCCTGTGGTCACTGATGGTAGTTTAATGAAACATGTTGCCTGTGGTCGGTGATGGTAGTTTAATGGAGCATGTTGTCTGTATTCTGTGACGGTAGTTTAATGGACCATGTTACCTGTGGTCTGTGACAATAGTTTAATGGAACATGTTGTCTGTGGTCTGTGACGGTAGTTTAATGGAACATGTTGTCTGTGGTCTGTGACAATAGTTTAATGAAACATGTTGTCTGTGCTCTGTGACGGTAGTTTAATGGAACATGTTGTCTGTGGTCTGTGACGGTAGTTTAATGGAACATGTGCCAGTGGTCTGTGATGGTAGTTTAATGTAACATGTTGCCTGTGGTCTGTGACAGTAGTTTAATGGAACATGTGCCAGTGGCCTGTGACGGTAGTTTAATGGAACATGTTGTCTGTGGTCTGTGACGGTAGTTTAATGGAACATGTTGTCTGTGGTCTGAGATGGCAGTTCAGAAATATGTTCTGGTCTGTGATGGTTTAAAGGAACGTGTTGCTCCTGATCAGCGTTAATGTTTTTCTGAGGCTCTGTGATGGTACGTTAATTGAATATGTTGTTCCTAATGGTTCTTGATGACTTATCAAATTGTATTTAAATA is a window of Ictalurus punctatus breed USDA103 chromosome 4, Coco_2.0, whole genome shotgun sequence DNA encoding:
- the tat gene encoding tyrosine aminotransferase; translation: MSRVGNMNGVSMNGFHGGDGKFKGQGTNGTNGVTVLNGSAPARVKPRARGQRWSVRASEMAKNTLNPIRAIVDGMKLTPNPDKPMIALSIGDPTVFGNLPTDKSVLQAVKKAVDSHKFNGYAPSVGYNKSREAVANFYSQSSAPLEANDVILTSGCSQAIELAISVLCNPGDNILIPCPGFSLYKTLAVSMGIQVKLYNLLPEKSWEIDLNHLESLIDERTTCLIINNPSNPCGSVFPKEHLQNILSVASRHCVPVLADEIYGDMVFPNCEFHSLAPLSSDVPILSCGGLAKRWLVPGWRLGWILIHDRNNIFGKEIREGLVKLSQRILGACTVIQGALESIFKNTPSEFYQSTINFIKSNADICFSELSTIPGLNPVMPSGAMYIMVGIEMEHFPDFQDDVEFTERLVTEQSVFCLPATAFEYPNFFRIVVTVPEEMMVEACERIREFCARHYRPRSQDSNDLDQ